The sequence ccccccccccccccccccccccccccagccccccagtTGACACGCTCTGAGGGCGACGCGTCCCCGGGAGCTGGTGAGGATGCTCGGGTTGGGGACAGGGACTCGGCTGCTGATCTTCCTGTTCTGTGTGCCCCCCCCAGCTTGTCCCCCCGGCACCTTCAAGGCCGAGGTGTCCTCGAgcggctgccagccctgccccgcgcACACGCTGCCGGCCCCaaccgccgccgccgcctgccccTGCGAGGACGGGCACTTCCGCGCCCCCACCGACCCGGCCGCCGCGCCGTGCACCCGTGAGTGGCAttttggggacacggggatgggtcgtggggtgcagggggggcaCCTCCGTGCCCTgagcccctcccctccccaacaCCGCCACCGCCTTGCTCCGtgtccccaggtcctccttcgCCCCCGGGCAGTGTCacggccgtggggctgggggccgccGTGCAGCTGCGCTGGTCCCCCCCCCACCGACACGGGTGGCCGGCAGGACGTCACCTACAGCGTCACCTGCGAGCAGTGCTGGCCCGAGAGCGGCGAGTGCCGGCCCTGCGACGGGGGCGTCCGCTACTcgcagccccccccgggggctggcgGGGACGGGGGTGACGGTCACCGACCTGGAGCCCCACGTCAACTACACCTTCACCGTCGAAGCCCGCAACGGCGTCTCGTCCTTCAGCGCCCACCGCAGCGTGGCCACCGCCAGCATCAGCGTCAACCAGACGGGTAAGGGCCACCGGTGTCCCCGCCACCACCGCCGTGGAGGTGCCACCGCCTCCCGTGACACCCCTGTCCCCATGGCAGAGCCTCCGCGGGTGACGTCGGTGAGCCTGGACGGGCGGACGGCCACCAGCCTGGTCCTCTCCTGGACGGTGCCGCTGCGGCAGCAGAGCCGGGTCTGGAAGTACGAAGTCACCTACAGCAAGAAGGTGCCACCAGCGGCTTCCCGTCCTCGTCCCACCTCGTGTCCTTCCCCAAGCCCCTCGCCCTCACCGtgtcccccccttccccaggtgGACGAGAACAGCTACTCGGTGCTGCGCTGCGAGGGCGCCTCCGTCACCATCCCCAAGCTGTCCCCGGCCACTGCCTACGTGGTGCGGGTCCAGGCGCTCACCCAGGACGGCCACGGCGCCTTCAGCCCTGAGCACGAGTTCGAGACGCTGCCCGAGGGtgaggaatgtttttttttttgggtgggttttcggtgtttgttagtttttggGGGTGCTATGGGGTGTGCGTGACTCCAACTGCCCCCGCAGGAGCCGAGTCCATGGCATCTGCCGCCGTCATCAGCGGCTCCGTCACCGGCGTCCTCTTTGTTGtcctcctgctggctgctctcaTCTACGTCCTCCGGAGGTAgggagagatttaaaaaaaaaaaaaaaaatcccaattttTTCCACCGCTGAGGTGAGTTTGGGGACAAAACACTGCtttcctgcaggaggaggagctcGCGGTCACGCCAGTCCCCTGAGGACGTCTACTTCTCCAAGTCTGGTGAGCACCGGGGTGGTGGGCTCGGGGCAGGGGCTCGGCGGTGGGATGGTGGGGACAGGTCGGGGGTGACAcggctgctgccccccccagcAGACCAGCTGAAGCCCCTCAAGACCTACGTGGACCCGCACACCTATGAAGACCCCAACCAAGCCATGCTCAAGTTCACCACCGAGATCTCGCCGTCCTCCATCACCCGCCAGAAGGTCATCGGCGCCGGTAGGTCCCCACG is a genomic window of Oxyura jamaicensis isolate SHBP4307 breed ruddy duck chromosome 21 unlocalized genomic scaffold, BPBGC_Ojam_1.0 oxy21_random_OJ71392, whole genome shotgun sequence containing:
- the LOC118158171 gene encoding LOW QUALITY PROTEIN: ephrin type-A receptor 2-like (The sequence of the model RefSeq protein was modified relative to this genomic sequence to represent the inferred CDS: deleted 2 bases in 2 codons), with the protein product MLGLGTGTRLLIFLFCVPPPACPPGTFKAEVSSSGCQPCPAHTLPAPTAAAACPCEDGHFRAPTDPAAAPCTRPPSPPGSVTAVGLGAAVQLRWSPPTDTGGRQDVTYSVTCEQCWPESGECRPCDGGVRYSQPPRGLAGTGVTVTDLEPHVNYTFTVEARNGVSSFSAHRSVATASISVNQTEPPRVTSVSLDGRTATSLVLSWTVPLRQQSRVWKYEVTYSKKVDENSYSVLRCEGASVTIPKLSPATAYVVRVQALTQDGHGAFSPEHEFETLPEGAESMASAAVISGSVTGVLFVVLLLAALIYVLRRRRSSRSRQSPEDVYFSKSADQLKPLKTYVDPHTYEDPNQAMLKFTTEISPSSITRQKVIGAGEFGEVYKGTLKRGKKEVPVAIKTLKVGYTEKQRVDFLSEASIMGQFCHHNIIRLEGVVSKYKPFMIIT